A single genomic interval of Megalobrama amblycephala isolate DHTTF-2021 linkage group LG17, ASM1881202v1, whole genome shotgun sequence harbors:
- the acss2l gene encoding acyl-CoA synthetase short chain family member 2 like isoform X2, whose amino-acid sequence MVVPGTQEPEEKIYHPSEGLFTDAHVPDFNAYLALYKKSTEQPEEFWGDVAQEFYWKKPPSGQMMQYNFDVTKGNVYIKYMEGAKTNICYNVLDWNVHERNLGEKVAYYWEGNSPDHHLTITYNQLLRNVCRCANALKLLGVKKGDRVAIYLPMIPELVYTMLACARIGAVHSIVFAGFSSESLCERIMDAQCNILVTADGVYRGDKLINLKKIASEALQRCKESMALSVQKCVVVRHHAFITNNDASNKLQTPWDESCDIWWDDLMDGVSDECEPEWMDSEDPLFILYTSGSTGKPKGVVHTITGYMLYTSLTFKYVFDYHHDDVYWCTADIGWITGHSYITYGPLANGATSVLFEGVPVYPHVGRLWEIIEKYGVSKFYTAPTAIRLLMKYGREPLQRFDLSSLRVLGTVGEPINPEAWLWYYDVVGQQRCPVIDTFWQTETGGHVLTPLPAATPLKPGSATCPFFGVQPAILNEHGEELEGEAEGYLVFRKPWPGIMRGVYGNQERFESTYFRKFPGFYVTGDGCRRDKDGYYWITGRIDDMLNVSGHLLSTAEVEAALSEHPSVAEAAVVSCPHAVKGECLYCFITLKEHKEFNRALMEELKRKVREKIGPIATPDFIQNAPGLPKTRSGKIMRRVLRQIARNEKDLGDLSTLADPKVVEVLFSQRCEAAA is encoded by the exons ATGGTTGTTCCAGGGACCCAGGAGCCAGAGGAGAAGATATACCATCCATCTGAAGGCCTGTTCACAGATGCACACGTGCCAGACTTTAATGCATATCTTGCCCTATACAAGAAGTCTACAGAACAGCCTGAAG AGTTCTGGGGGGATGTTGCTCAAGAGTTTTACTGGAAGAAGCCCCCGTCAGGGCAGATGATGCAGTATAACTTTGATGTCACCAAAGGGAACGTTTACATCAAGTACATGGAGGGAGCAAAAACCAACATTTGCTACAACGTCCTTGACTGGAATGTGCATGAGAGGAACCTGGGAGAGAAAGTGGCTTACTACTG GGAGGGAAACTCACCTGATCATCACCTGACCATCACCTACAACCAGCTGTTGAGAAACGTGTGCCGATGTGCCAATGCATTAAAGCTGTTGG GTGTGAAGAAGGGGGACAGAGTCGCCATCTACCTACCCATGATTCCAGAGCTGGTGTACACGATGCTGGCCTGCGCTAGAATCGGGGCTGTTCACTCTATAGTG TTTGCCGGTTTCTCGTCCGAGTCTCTGTGTGAGAGGATCATGGATGCTCAGTGCAACATCCTGGTAACAGCAG ATGGTGTTTACAGAGGTGACAAGCTGATCAATCTGAAGAAGATTGCGTCTGAGGCTCTGCAGCGCTGTAAGGAGAG CATGGCCTTGTCTGTTCAGAAGTGTGTGGTGGTCAGACATCATGCCTTCATAACTAACAATGATGCTTCCAACAAACTACAG ACCCCGTGGGATGAATCATGTGACATTTGGTGGGATGATCTGATGGACGGTGTGTCAGACGAGTGTGAACCGGAGTGGATGGACTCAGAAGATCCTCTCTTCATACTTTACACCAGCGGCTCGACCGGAAAACCCAAG GGGGTCGTCCACACCATCACCGGCTATATGCTCTACACATCACTGACCTTCAAATATGTTTTCGATTATCACCATGATGACGTTTACTGGTGCACTGCAGACATTGGCTGGATAACAGGCCACTCCTACATCACGTACGGCCCATTAGCCAATGGCGCGACCAGTGTGCTC tttgaAGGAGTGCCGGTTTACCCTCATGTGGGCCGACTGTGGGAGATCATTGAGAAGTACGGAGTCTCCAAGTTCTACACTGCACCCACTGCTATAAGACTACTGATGAAATACGGCAGAGAACCACTGCAGCg GTTTGACCTGTCCAGTTTGCGTGTTTTGGGTACGGTCGGTGAGCCCATAAACCCGGAGGCTTGGCTTTGGTATTATGATGTTGTGGGTCAGCAGCGCTGTCCGGTTATCGACACCTTCTGGCAAACGGAGACG GGTGGCCATGTTTTGACCCCTCTTCCAGCTGCTACACCACTGAAGCCTGGATCTGCT ACATGCCCGTTTTTTGGAGTCCAGCCTGCCATTCTCAATGAACACGGAGAAGAATTAGAAGGAGAGGCGGAGGGATACCTG GTTTTCCGGAAGCCCTGGCCTGGAATCATGAGGGGCGTGTACGGGAATCAGGAGCGCTTCGAGAGCACCTACTTCCGAAAATTCCCAGGATTCTATGTGACAGGAGATG GCTGCAGGCGGGACAAGGACGGATATTACTGGATCACAGGCCGGATCGACGACATGCTGAATGTCTCTG GTCATTTGTTGAGCACAGCTGAAGTAGAGGCGGCTCTGTCTGAACACCCATCGGTCGCTGAAGCTGCAGTCGTCAGTTGTCCTCATGCAGTGAAGGGAGAGTGTCTGTACTGCTTCATCACGCTGAAAGAGCACAAAGAGTTCAACCGCGCGCTGATGGAGGAGCTAAAGAGGAAAG TGAGGGAGAAGATCGGACCAATAGCCACCCCAGATTTCATCCAGAATGCTCCAGGGCTTCCCAAAACACGTTCAG GTAAGATCATGCGGCGGGTTCTGCGACAGATCGCACGCAACGAAAAAGACCTGGGTGACCTCTCAACCCTGGCCGACCCCAAGGTCGTGGAGGTGCTGTTCAGCCAAAGATGCGAGGCTGCGGCGTGA
- the acss2l gene encoding acyl-CoA synthetase short chain family member 2 like isoform X1 translates to MSPVSDSTNMVVPGTQEPEEKIYHPSEGLFTDAHVPDFNAYLALYKKSTEQPEEFWGDVAQEFYWKKPPSGQMMQYNFDVTKGNVYIKYMEGAKTNICYNVLDWNVHERNLGEKVAYYWEGNSPDHHLTITYNQLLRNVCRCANALKLLGVKKGDRVAIYLPMIPELVYTMLACARIGAVHSIVFAGFSSESLCERIMDAQCNILVTADGVYRGDKLINLKKIASEALQRCKESMALSVQKCVVVRHHAFITNNDASNKLQTPWDESCDIWWDDLMDGVSDECEPEWMDSEDPLFILYTSGSTGKPKGVVHTITGYMLYTSLTFKYVFDYHHDDVYWCTADIGWITGHSYITYGPLANGATSVLFEGVPVYPHVGRLWEIIEKYGVSKFYTAPTAIRLLMKYGREPLQRFDLSSLRVLGTVGEPINPEAWLWYYDVVGQQRCPVIDTFWQTETGGHVLTPLPAATPLKPGSATCPFFGVQPAILNEHGEELEGEAEGYLVFRKPWPGIMRGVYGNQERFESTYFRKFPGFYVTGDGCRRDKDGYYWITGRIDDMLNVSGHLLSTAEVEAALSEHPSVAEAAVVSCPHAVKGECLYCFITLKEHKEFNRALMEELKRKVREKIGPIATPDFIQNAPGLPKTRSGKIMRRVLRQIARNEKDLGDLSTLADPKVVEVLFSQRCEAAA, encoded by the exons ATGTCACCTGTTTCAGACTCCACCAACATGGTTGTTCCAGGGACCCAGGAGCCAGAGGAGAAGATATACCATCCATCTGAAGGCCTGTTCACAGATGCACACGTGCCAGACTTTAATGCATATCTTGCCCTATACAAGAAGTCTACAGAACAGCCTGAAG AGTTCTGGGGGGATGTTGCTCAAGAGTTTTACTGGAAGAAGCCCCCGTCAGGGCAGATGATGCAGTATAACTTTGATGTCACCAAAGGGAACGTTTACATCAAGTACATGGAGGGAGCAAAAACCAACATTTGCTACAACGTCCTTGACTGGAATGTGCATGAGAGGAACCTGGGAGAGAAAGTGGCTTACTACTG GGAGGGAAACTCACCTGATCATCACCTGACCATCACCTACAACCAGCTGTTGAGAAACGTGTGCCGATGTGCCAATGCATTAAAGCTGTTGG GTGTGAAGAAGGGGGACAGAGTCGCCATCTACCTACCCATGATTCCAGAGCTGGTGTACACGATGCTGGCCTGCGCTAGAATCGGGGCTGTTCACTCTATAGTG TTTGCCGGTTTCTCGTCCGAGTCTCTGTGTGAGAGGATCATGGATGCTCAGTGCAACATCCTGGTAACAGCAG ATGGTGTTTACAGAGGTGACAAGCTGATCAATCTGAAGAAGATTGCGTCTGAGGCTCTGCAGCGCTGTAAGGAGAG CATGGCCTTGTCTGTTCAGAAGTGTGTGGTGGTCAGACATCATGCCTTCATAACTAACAATGATGCTTCCAACAAACTACAG ACCCCGTGGGATGAATCATGTGACATTTGGTGGGATGATCTGATGGACGGTGTGTCAGACGAGTGTGAACCGGAGTGGATGGACTCAGAAGATCCTCTCTTCATACTTTACACCAGCGGCTCGACCGGAAAACCCAAG GGGGTCGTCCACACCATCACCGGCTATATGCTCTACACATCACTGACCTTCAAATATGTTTTCGATTATCACCATGATGACGTTTACTGGTGCACTGCAGACATTGGCTGGATAACAGGCCACTCCTACATCACGTACGGCCCATTAGCCAATGGCGCGACCAGTGTGCTC tttgaAGGAGTGCCGGTTTACCCTCATGTGGGCCGACTGTGGGAGATCATTGAGAAGTACGGAGTCTCCAAGTTCTACACTGCACCCACTGCTATAAGACTACTGATGAAATACGGCAGAGAACCACTGCAGCg GTTTGACCTGTCCAGTTTGCGTGTTTTGGGTACGGTCGGTGAGCCCATAAACCCGGAGGCTTGGCTTTGGTATTATGATGTTGTGGGTCAGCAGCGCTGTCCGGTTATCGACACCTTCTGGCAAACGGAGACG GGTGGCCATGTTTTGACCCCTCTTCCAGCTGCTACACCACTGAAGCCTGGATCTGCT ACATGCCCGTTTTTTGGAGTCCAGCCTGCCATTCTCAATGAACACGGAGAAGAATTAGAAGGAGAGGCGGAGGGATACCTG GTTTTCCGGAAGCCCTGGCCTGGAATCATGAGGGGCGTGTACGGGAATCAGGAGCGCTTCGAGAGCACCTACTTCCGAAAATTCCCAGGATTCTATGTGACAGGAGATG GCTGCAGGCGGGACAAGGACGGATATTACTGGATCACAGGCCGGATCGACGACATGCTGAATGTCTCTG GTCATTTGTTGAGCACAGCTGAAGTAGAGGCGGCTCTGTCTGAACACCCATCGGTCGCTGAAGCTGCAGTCGTCAGTTGTCCTCATGCAGTGAAGGGAGAGTGTCTGTACTGCTTCATCACGCTGAAAGAGCACAAAGAGTTCAACCGCGCGCTGATGGAGGAGCTAAAGAGGAAAG TGAGGGAGAAGATCGGACCAATAGCCACCCCAGATTTCATCCAGAATGCTCCAGGGCTTCCCAAAACACGTTCAG GTAAGATCATGCGGCGGGTTCTGCGACAGATCGCACGCAACGAAAAAGACCTGGGTGACCTCTCAACCCTGGCCGACCCCAAGGTCGTGGAGGTGCTGTTCAGCCAAAGATGCGAGGCTGCGGCGTGA